Proteins from a genomic interval of Mesobacillus sp. S13:
- a CDS encoding YpzG family protein, protein MSYKDHLDPHSQLFHHSRSRRKHTNSQINGETQVAQNVLIARSNAKAHRMF, encoded by the coding sequence ATGAGTTACAAAGATCATTTGGATCCCCACTCACAACTTTTTCACCACAGCAGGTCAAGGCGCAAGCATACAAACTCGCAGATCAATGGGGAAACCCAGGTGGCACAAAATGTCCTTATTGCGAGGAGTAATGCAAAAGCGCACCGCATGTTTTGA
- a CDS encoding ABC transporter ATP-binding protein, translating to MSQFALEVKELTKTIGKKTIVDDVSFQVERGEIFGLLGPNGAGKTTIIRMIVSLINRSGGTVLVNGHDLDDSFTAAMNELGAIVENPEFYKYLSGYKNLRHYARMALSEITEERINEVTKLVGLENAIHDKVRTYSLGMRQRLGVAQAILHKPSILILDEPTNGLDPQGIREFRDYLRLLAGQGTSVLVSSHLLSEMQLMCDRFAIIEKGKLIHISSMYEHETSETIDVKTIEVELSNPALASKLLAEQMIDVKVTASKDNRITLAARKEQIPTINKLFVQNDIDVYEILNVKATLEDRFLEITNKDKKEQTV from the coding sequence ATGTCGCAATTTGCCCTCGAGGTAAAAGAACTGACCAAGACGATTGGTAAAAAAACAATCGTTGATGACGTGAGTTTTCAAGTGGAACGGGGAGAAATTTTCGGTCTGCTCGGTCCAAATGGTGCCGGCAAAACAACCATTATTCGAATGATTGTTAGCCTGATTAATCGTAGTGGAGGAACTGTGCTCGTAAATGGACATGATCTGGATGATTCCTTTACAGCAGCAATGAATGAATTAGGAGCCATCGTTGAAAATCCTGAATTCTACAAATACCTTAGTGGATATAAGAATCTCAGGCATTATGCTCGCATGGCATTAAGTGAAATTACGGAAGAACGGATAAATGAAGTGACAAAGCTGGTAGGGCTTGAAAATGCCATTCATGATAAGGTACGCACGTATTCATTGGGAATGCGACAGCGCCTGGGAGTGGCACAAGCGATTCTACATAAGCCGTCAATTCTCATTCTGGATGAACCTACAAATGGATTAGACCCACAAGGTATTCGCGAGTTCAGGGATTATTTGCGCTTGCTCGCCGGCCAGGGGACCTCTGTATTAGTTTCTTCTCATTTATTGTCTGAAATGCAGCTAATGTGCGATCGATTTGCCATCATTGAAAAAGGGAAATTAATACATATTTCTTCTATGTATGAGCATGAAACATCAGAAACCATTGATGTCAAAACGATAGAAGTTGAACTATCGAATCCTGCGCTTGCTTCCAAGCTTTTGGCAGAACAGATGATTGATGTAAAAGTAACGGCAAGTAAAGACAATCGCATAACCTTAGCAGCCCGCAAAGAACAAATTCCAACAATCAACAAACTGTTTGTTCAAAATGATATCGATGTTTATGAAATATTAAATGTAAAAGCAACACTCGAAGACAGATTCCTGGAAATAACCAATAAAGATAAAAAGGAGCAGACGGTATGA